The Macaca fascicularis isolate 582-1 chromosome 11, T2T-MFA8v1.1 genome includes a region encoding these proteins:
- the CDKN1B gene encoding cyclin-dependent kinase inhibitor 1B isoform X1: MSNVRVSNGSPSLERMDARQAEHPKPSACRNLFGPVDHEELTRDLEKHCRDMEEASQRKWNFDFQNHRPLEGKYEWQEVEKGSLPEFYYRPPRAPKGACKVPAQESQDVSGSRPAAPLIGAPANPEDTHLVDPKTDPSDSQTGLAEQCAGIRKRPATDGNDPFPTDDSSTQNKRANRTEENVSDGSPNAGSVEQTPKKPGLRRRQT, translated from the exons ATGTCAAACGTGCGAGTGTCTAACGGGAGCCCTAGCCTAGAGCGGATGGACGCCAGGCAGGCGGAGCACCCCAAGCCTTCGGCCTGCAGGAACCTCTTCGGCCCGGTGGACCACGAAGAGTTAACCCGGGACTTGGAGAAGCACTGCAGAGACATGGAAGAAGCGAGCCAGCGCAAGTGGAATTTCGATTTTCAGAATCACAGACCCCTAGAGGGCAAGTACGAGTGGCAAGAGGTGGAGAAGGGCAGCTTGCCTGAGTTCTACTATAGACCCCCGCGGGCCCCCAAAGGCGCCTGCAAGGTGCCGGCGCAGGAGAGCCAGGATGTCAGCGGGAGCCGCCCGGCGGCGCCTTTAATTGGGGCTCCGGCTAACCCTGAGGACACGCATTTGGTAGACCCAAAGACTGATCCGTCGGACAGCCAGACCGGGTTAGCGGAGCAGTGCGCAGGAATAAGGAAGCGACCTGCAACCGACGGTAATGACCCCTTCCCAACCGACG ATTCTTCCACTCAAAACAAAAGAGCCAacagaacagaagaaaatgtttcagaCGGTTCCCCAAATGCCGGTTCTGTGGAGCAGACACCCAAGAAGCCTGGCCTCAGAAGACGTCAAACGTAA
- the CDKN1B gene encoding cyclin-dependent kinase inhibitor 1B isoform X2 → MSNVRVSNGSPSLERMDARQAEHPKPSACRNLFGPVDHEELTRDLEKHCRDMEEASQRKWNFDFQNHRPLEGKYEWQEVEKGSLPEFYYRPPRAPKGACKVPAQESQDVSGSRPAAPLIGAPANPEDTHLVDPKTDPSDSQTGLAEQCAGIRKRPATDDSSTQNKRANRTEENVSDGSPNAGSVEQTPKKPGLRRRQT, encoded by the exons ATGTCAAACGTGCGAGTGTCTAACGGGAGCCCTAGCCTAGAGCGGATGGACGCCAGGCAGGCGGAGCACCCCAAGCCTTCGGCCTGCAGGAACCTCTTCGGCCCGGTGGACCACGAAGAGTTAACCCGGGACTTGGAGAAGCACTGCAGAGACATGGAAGAAGCGAGCCAGCGCAAGTGGAATTTCGATTTTCAGAATCACAGACCCCTAGAGGGCAAGTACGAGTGGCAAGAGGTGGAGAAGGGCAGCTTGCCTGAGTTCTACTATAGACCCCCGCGGGCCCCCAAAGGCGCCTGCAAGGTGCCGGCGCAGGAGAGCCAGGATGTCAGCGGGAGCCGCCCGGCGGCGCCTTTAATTGGGGCTCCGGCTAACCCTGAGGACACGCATTTGGTAGACCCAAAGACTGATCCGTCGGACAGCCAGACCGGGTTAGCGGAGCAGTGCGCAGGAATAAGGAAGCGACCTGCAACCGACG ATTCTTCCACTCAAAACAAAAGAGCCAacagaacagaagaaaatgtttcagaCGGTTCCCCAAATGCCGGTTCTGTGGAGCAGACACCCAAGAAGCCTGGCCTCAGAAGACGTCAAACGTAA